The Salipiger abyssi sequence GCGGATATCCGAAAAGGAAACCCGACATGACCATTCAAGACGTGATCCGGCATCCCGGAAAATTCTATATCGGCGGCGCCTGGACCGACCCGTCGAGCGGTGACGAGATCACCGTTCTGAACTCCGCCACCGAAGAGGTGTTCGAGGTGGTGGCCGAGGCGCAGGAGGCGGATGTGAACCGCGCCGTGGATGCCGCCCGGCAGGCCTTTGACAAGGGCCCGTGGCCGCGCATGAGCCATGAGGAGCGCGCCGGCTATCTGCGCGCGCTGGCCGATGAACTCGACAAACGGGCGGAGCGGCATGCGCGGATCTGGGTGACCGAGTCCGGCGTGCTGCATTCCATCGCGGCGACGCGCATGGGCTCAATCGCCGCGACCTACCGTTATTACGCCGATCTGGCTTCCACCTTCCCGTTTCAGGAAAAGCACCCCTCGGCCTCGGGTGGCGAGCTGGCGCTCCTGGTGCGCGAGCCGGTGGGGGTGGTGGGCGCCATCGTGCCGTGGAACGGCACGCCGGGGCTGATCACCTCCAAGGTGGCGCCGGCGCTGCTGGCGGGCTGTTGCGTGGTGGTCAAGGCCTCGCCCGAGGCGCCGGGCTCGGCCTATATCCTCGCCGAAGCCGCAGAAGCCGCGGGGCTGCCCGAGGGGGTGGTCAATATTCTGACCGCCGACCGTGAGGTCTCGGAAAAGCTGGTGGCGCATCCGGGCGTGGACAAGATCGCCTTTACCGGCTCGACCATCGCCGGGCAGAAGATCGGCGCGATCTGCGGCGGGCGCATCGCGCGCCAGACGCTGGAGCTGGGCGGTAAGTCGCCGGCGCTGATCCTCGACGACTACGATATCGAGACGGCGGCCAAGGCGATCACCGAAAAGGCCACCTTCCTCACCGGGCAGGTCTGCGCCTCGCTGACCCGCATCGTGGTGTCGAAAGCCCGC is a genomic window containing:
- a CDS encoding aldehyde dehydrogenase — encoded protein: MTIQDVIRHPGKFYIGGAWTDPSSGDEITVLNSATEEVFEVVAEAQEADVNRAVDAARQAFDKGPWPRMSHEERAGYLRALADELDKRAERHARIWVTESGVLHSIAATRMGSIAATYRYYADLASTFPFQEKHPSASGGELALLVREPVGVVGAIVPWNGTPGLITSKVAPALLAGCCVVVKASPEAPGSAYILAEAAEAAGLPEGVVNILTADREVSEKLVAHPGVDKIAFTGSTIAGQKIGAICGGRIARQTLELGGKSPALILDDYDIETAAKAITEKATFLTGQVCASLTRIVVSKARHDDMVEALSSQFAKVNVGDPFEAACQMGPLAMSRQRDRVEGYIAKGREEGAKLAAGGGRPAHLNRGYFVEPTVFGNVQNSFTIAREEIFGPVLSVIPAEDESAMIDIANDTDFGLNASVFTNDDDRAYVVAREIRSGTVGQNSYRAELGLAFGGFKQSGLGREGGTEGLHPYLETKVIVLDGMPSNVGRIAG